One Engraulis encrasicolus isolate BLACKSEA-1 chromosome 5, IST_EnEncr_1.0, whole genome shotgun sequence DNA segment encodes these proteins:
- the LOC134449770 gene encoding complexin-3-like, giving the protein MTSVVKKKLSVPVRKFTSCVSGVKERDLWGKCRGKVTRRGKGGRNMRSTGHRSSHLQDPYAKRAYQADLDRERKQREPMNSQKNAERAAMRSHFRRKYQLPKNSKDSSHLRSSGPKVRLPRDLAAIVTPDSKSKGDAYSLLSAFQGLSFNVSSIITGEKNTKTTTPTPTPINGDCKVM; this is encoded by the exons ATGACCTCTGTAGTGaagaagaagctgtctgtcccggTGAGGAAGTTCACCAGCTGTGTGTCAGGGGTCAAAGAGCGTGACCTCTGGGGAAAGTGCAGGGGCAAG GTGACCCGTCGGGGCAAAGGTGGGCGGAACATGCGGAGCACTGGCCATCGCTCCAGCCATCTGCAGGACCCCTACGCCAAGAGGGCGTACCAGGCTGACCTGGACCGGGAGAG GAAGCAGAGGGAGCCCATGAACTCCCAAAAGAATGCGGAGAGGGCCGCCATGAGGTCACACTTCCGCCGGAAGTACCAACTACCCAAG AACTCAAAAGACTCCAGCCATCTGCGGTCGTCAGGGCCTAAGGTGCGTCTCCCGCGTGACCTGGCAGCTATTGTAACGCCCGACAGCAAATCAAAAGGGGACGCCTACAGCCTGCTCAGCGCCTTCCAGGGCCTCAGCTTCAACGTGAGCAGCATCATCACGGGCGAGAAAAACACCAAGACCACCAcgcccacacccacccccatcaACGGAGACTGCAAGGTCATGTGA